The Henckelia pumila isolate YLH828 chromosome 2, ASM3356847v2, whole genome shotgun sequence genome includes a window with the following:
- the LOC140884938 gene encoding protein JINGUBANG has product MIHPKGPSIQDTNLATPLLSSTSTPSNSSGRSSSDTDDSPDTSFRFELENPNFKIPSSPISGFESYKSLAVLSGHIGSISCLALCGEFILSASQGKDIIVWQQPDLRQFTKFGQGDGSVKALITTGNRVFTAHQDSRIRVWKVSRSSENVIKLVDTLPTTKDYLGKFMNQSNYVQTRRHHKRLWIEHADSISCLTVSNGLLYSGSWDKTLKVWRISDFKCLESIKAHDDAINGLFSCNGVVYSASADGKIKAWGLEGKNKMHCLKGILEGHKDISLNCVVVSNDSKVVFGGGSDGCIMGWTGNQEMDSWRMICEVKAHKMAVLCMCLMGDYICSGSADRTISIWKREMNGMLSRHMVIQGHQGPIKCLQASPTRVGCGFMLYSGSLDKSVRVWWIPSASSSLQLTEKKCAYL; this is encoded by the coding sequence ATGATCCATCCTAAGGGTCCTTCGATTCAAGATACGAATTTGGCCACTCCATTGTTGTCTTCTACCTCAACGCCAAGCAACAGCAGCGGGAGAAGCAGTAGTGATACAGATGATAGCCCCGATACTTCATTTCGATTCGAGTTGGAAAATCCCAATTTCAAGATTCCAAGCTCACCCATTTCAGGCTTTGAATCCTACAAATCTTTGGCAGTTCTTTCAGGGCATATTGGGTCGATTTCTTGCTTAGCCCTGTGTGGGGAATTCATTCTCAGTGCTTCCCAGGGAAAAGATATAATTGTTTGGCAGCAGCCTGATTTGAGACAATTCACCAAATTCGGGCAAGGGGACGGCTCCGTTAAGGCTCTGATCACCACAGGAAACCGGGTTTTTACCGCACATCAAGATAGTAGAATCAGAGTATGGAAAGTTTCAAGAAGCTCCGAAAACGTGATTAAACTAGTTGACACTCTTCCAACTACTAAAGACTATTTAGGGAAGTTTATGAATCAAAGCAATTATGTCCAAACCAGGCGGCATCACAAGCGTTTGTGGATCGAACACGCGGATAGCATTTCTTGTTTAACCGTCTCAAACGGGCTATTATACTCCGGTTCTTGGGACAAGACTCTCAAAGTTTGGAGGATATCAGATTTCAAGTGTTTGGAATCTATCAAGGCTCATGATGACGCAATAAATGGGCTATTTTCTTGCAACGGGGTCGTGTATTCGGCCTCTGCGGATGGGAAGATCAAGGCTTGGGGGCTAGAAGGGAAGAACAAAATGCATTGTCTCAAAGGAATCTTGGAGGGCCACAAGGACATTTCATTGAATTGTGTGGTGGTTTCAAATGATTCGAAGGTCGTTTTCGGAGGGGGGTCGGACGGATGCATAATGGGATGGACTGGGAATCAAGAAATGGATAGTTGGAGGATGATTTGCGAGGTGAAAGCTCATAAAATGGCAGTTCTGTGTATGTGTTTAATGGGAGATTACATATGCAGTGGTTCAGCTGATAGGACCATTAGTATATGGAAGAGGGAAATGAATGGGATGCTAAGTAGACACATGGTGATCCAAGGGCATCAAGGACCAATCAAATGCTTGCAAGCATCACCAACAAGAGTAGGATGTGGATTCATGCTATATAGTGGAAGCCTTGATAAAAGTGTTAGAGTTTGGTGGATTCCTAGTGCTTCATCTTCACTACAACTTACAGAGAAAAAGTGTGCATATCTTTAA
- the LOC140878746 gene encoding uncharacterized protein: MDSSTTVNSFLKPPVLDGTNYALWKTRMRFTIKAMDVRAWQSILTGWTPPKILDPEGEYILKPESTWTTEEAQSSSYNAKEINAIFSTVDMRMFGLIADCTISKDAWEALQEHCEGTENVRRTRLRFLNTKFENLGLNEDETIADYDKRLREIATKAFALGGPISNESMVNKVLRSLPDGFNEKIWVLEKVKDSSNMKLTELISIIQVFEMNSTS; this comes from the coding sequence ATGGACTCATCTACCACAGTCAATTCGTTTTTGAAACCTCCAGTTCTTGATGGCACAAATTATGCTTTGTGGAAGACGAGGATGCGCTTCACTATCAAAGCGATGGATGTGCGTGCTTGGCAGAGTATTCTAactggttggactcctccaaagaTACTAGATCCGGAAGGTGAATACATTCTCAAGCCAGAATCCACCTGGACCACCGAGGAGGCTCAAAGTTCGAGCTACAATGCTAAAGAAATAAATGCAATTTTCTCAACCGTGGACATGAGGATGTTTGGTCTCATAGCAGACTGCACCATTTCCAAGGATGCGTGGGaagctcttcaagaacactgtgaagggACTGAAAATGTAAGAAGAACTAGACTTAGATTTCTAAACACAAAATTCGAGAATCTTGGGCTGAATGAGGATGAAACTATTGCAGATTATGACAAGCGTCTTAGGGAAATAGCCACAAAGGCTTTTGCTCTTGGAGGACCGATTTCCAACGAGAGTATGGTGAACAAGGTACTTCGATCATTGCCAGATGGATTCAATGAGAAGATTTGGGTGCTTGAGAAAGTAAAAGACTCCTCAAATATGAAGTTGACAGAACTAATAAGCATTATTCAAGTGTTTGAGATGAATTCTACATCATAG